The Halomonas sp. 'Soap Lake #6' genomic sequence AAGCAGGTGTTGATCCAAGGGGGTGGCAGTCTGCTCACGGCTGTTCTTGCATATCTTGCAATGAATAATCCATGGGTGCGCCATATTACGTTCAACTTCCTTGGCGTACAGCTCATACTAATGGCGCTCATTCTGCTGCTGGGTAACTATACCGGTTATCGGTTACTTGAACTGCGTCGCTTCAAGCCAATCACAGATGATGAGAAAGTCTCATGAGTTGGCTTACAAACTGGACGTGGCCCACTCGGTTGCGCGATAAAGGCATCATCGGTATGAATCGGCGTAATATCCGCTACATAGGGCGCTATAACTCACGCCGCTTATACCCTTTGGTCGATGATAAGCTCAAAACAAAGCTGCTGGCCCAGCAATATGGCATTACAACGCCAGAACTTATTGGGACGGTAACCACGCAGTTTGGTGTTAAGCATATTAGCGAGATGCTGGTAGGCCATAATGGTTTTGTCATCAAGCCAGCGAAGGGAAGCGGTGGTAAAGGCATCCTGGTGATTGAAAAAGTAGAGGATGATGCTTTTATCAAGCCCAGTGGGGTTCGGCAGTCTATAGAAGATGTTGAGCGCCATGTGTCTAATATTTTGTCTGGGTTGTACTCTTTAGGTGGCTCTCCTGATGTGGCAGTGATAGAGACGCTTATCAACTTTGATGAGAGTCTCTTGGCCTATACTTATGAGGGCGTGCCGGATATTCGGGTAATTGTGTTTAAGGGTTATCCCGTGATGGCGATGATGCGGCTCTCAACAGCAGCATCAGATGGTAAGGCCAATCTTCACCAGGGGGCTGTAGGTGTCGGTTTAAACATTGCCACTGGTGCCGCTTTGCGTGGCGTTCAGTTTGACCGCCCATGCTTTAGCCATCCTGATACGGGGCATGACTTGGCAAGCCTGGTTGTACCTCAGTGGGATACGTTGCTCCATTTGGCTGCAGGTTGCTATGAAATGACCGGGCTTGGTTATCTAGGAACCGATATGGTGCTTGATCGTGATCATGGCCCTATGCTTCTGGAGTTAAATGCACGCCCTGGCCTGGCCATTCAGATGACCAATGGTGAAGGTTTGCGCCGACGGTTAGATCTGATTGAGCGTCAGCCTGACGGTATTTCTGTTGAGGAGCGAGTAGCGTTTGCTCAGCACCATTTTGCTCGTCAAAGTGAGCTAGTCGAAATCCCTGACAGCGCCATGGCGAGCGCGTAGACTATGGTAACGTTGTCCGATGAGTTATCTATGACTGAAGCTAATTCGTTACTATTGCAGGCAGAATCTCAATGCCATACTCGCGGGGTTAGGTTTACCCCCATTCGTCGTCGTGTTCTTGAGTTAATCGCCGAAAATGGAGGCGGTTTAAAAGCTTACGATTTGCTGGATAAGCTTTCGACGGAGCACGCGGCTGCGCGCCCGCCTACGGTCTATCGAGCCCTTGAGTTTTTAATCGACCAGGGGCTAGTGCACCGGATCGAGTCGCAAAATGCTTATGTGGCCTGCGCATGCCCTGAGCACACTCATGGCTTCCAGCTGCTTATTTGTCGCCAATGTGGCTACGTTGAAGAGCTGCACCTTGATGCTATTAGTGATGAGTTAGCCACACTGGCGAAGCGACAAGGTTTCAACGTCGAGCGTCAAACCATTGAGCTGCTGGGCCTTTGCCAACACTGTCGACAGCCGAGTGCTTAACTATGTCTCATTTTGACAAGATAGAGCCAAATGCCCTATTTAAAGCGCTAGAGTCTGCAACTCCAGCTGATGCGTTGCCACATACAGATCAGCTGCTTGATGCGGTGCGCTTTAATGAGAACGGTTTGCTACCTGCCATCGCCCAGCAGTACGATACTGGTGAGGTGCTGATGATGGCGTGGATGAACCGCGAGGCACTCGAGGAGACGCTAACAACGCAGCGTGTTTGTTACTATTCTCGCTCGCGTCAAAAGCTGTGGCGCAAAGGTGAAACCTCTGGTCAACAGCAGCAGCTAAAAACTGTCGCGCTAGACTGCGATGGTGACACACTGCTGCTTAAGGTTGACCAAACGGGCCCTGCTTGTCATACCGGTCGCCGCAGCTGCTTTTATATCTCCCTGGATGCTCATAAAGCACTTATTAGCAGCGTGCCGCTGATTAATCCTGAAGCTCTCTACGGTAAGAAATAAGTGCTTGCCTTGATAGCAACAGTACGTCGTGGCTGCACAAAAGCATTAACCGTGCTAATGATCGGCTGCATCAAAGTCTACCAGTATACGCTGAGCCCTCTTTTAGGGCCGCGTTGCCGATTTTGGCCTAGCTGCTCTTCTTACACCATAGAGGCCATTCAGGTGCACGGCCCCTTTAAAGGTGGCTGGCTGGCGATACGACGGATCATCAAGTGCCACCCAGGCCACCCTGGTGGTATGGATCCTGTGCCAGGTGGTAGAAGCGAGCAGCTATGCCAGGAGGATGGCAAGCACACCTCCCACTGCTGTAGTAGTGACAAGGAGATTGAGGCGTCGCCGCACGCCCAGTGTGGCGATCGCCGCTAATGCTTCTACTTCGCTAATACTCCTGCTTCTCTGCCCGCCTTTCTCCGGTTAAGGTTAAAGTTACCCTCTTCTACCCGAGCTGTTCTCTGCGCTTTGCCACTTGGTATATGCGCTCTAGCATGGCGTGCAAGCCATTGCTGCGAGTCGGGGATAAGTGCTTATCCAGACCTAAGTCCTTCATAAAGTGTGGTTCTGTATTGTTTATCTCTTGCGCACTTCGCTCGCTATAAATTCGTAACAGAACCGCAATTAACCCTGAAACAATGGCTGCATCAGAAGTAGCTTTAAAAATCAGCTTGTCACCCTCCTCCTCATGCCGCATCCAGACATTGGATTGGCAGCCCTTAATTTTGAACTCATCTGTTTTAAATTCTTCCGGAAAATCAGGCAGCTGCTTTCCCATATCGATAATGTACTGGTAGCGGTCCATCCAGTTATCGAATATTTCAAACTCTTCGACCAGCTCTTGTTGGGCTAGCTCAGCGCCGGAGGTGCTCATGGCGTTTCCCTTTGGGTTAGTGTCACAGAATGCTATCCATTATAACGTTTAGCCGCGCTCTTTTGGGCCCGTTTGCCCTAAACGATGGCGCTGTTGTTCATGGTGCCACTCAGCTTCCTCGGTGTGTAGGTAGCGTGTAGTCGTATCTATTCTTGCGTGGCGAGCGCTTTCGGCCAGGTAGCGCAAGCTAACGCCTGATTGTGCTTGGTGGGTGATGGATGTGTGTCGCAACCAGTGAGGGGTCGCCTGGCGTAGAGTGCTAATGTGAGTGGGATTACCGCCCTGCTCTTCTAGCGCATCAGCAGCATCAGAAAACGTTTTGCGAATCAGTCGATACACTTGATTGTCGCTAATACCACGCTGACCATCTAGCGCACGGATAACAGGAGATGTCTCCTGGTGTTCAGGTAAATCGACTAACCCTAAATACCTACGCCACTCTTGTAAGCAATCTAACATGTCGTTTGGTGCCGGTATGCGTGCAAGCTTGCTACCCTTGCCGACCACAACCCACCACCAACGCCCTTCTCTTTGTTGGAAATCTCCCATTTGTGCAGCTGACATTTCGCTAATGCGTGGTGCTAATAAGTAAGCGAAGCCAAAGATAAAGCGTCTACGTGCATGCTCATAAAGAGTACGTGGATTTTGTGTTTTTGGAGGTTCGTTGATCCAGTGCCACAGCCACTCCCACAACTCGCGCTCCAGATAGCGCTCAATACGCTGGGCTTGTTGATTCAGCCGCCTGGCTTTATCGCGCATCAGAACAAACGGGTTGTGGCTGATCCATCCGGCTTCAACCAACCAGCTAAATAGCCCTTGAAGAATGGTCAAGCTTTGCCGGCGGCTGGCGGGTGAAAGGCCGTTACGAAAAGGTCGCCATTGGGGGTGATGGCGTGATTTGGCTGGCCCTACCCATCGCTCCCGTGGCTGAGGGTCCTCTAAAAAAATTTCAAATTGCCGTAATGTTTCACGGTTTATACCCCTTAGCGCCATGCCGTGGCTTGTTAGCCAAAGCAGAAGGCGTTCAGCCTCACGGCGGTAGCTTTTCAGCGTTTGTGGGCTGTCTTGATACTCTGCCAGCCAAGCCGCTACTGCCTGGGCATCACTCTTTGCCTCAATGCGCAATACACCATCTGTTGCTTCTGGCATTGACCAAAAGCTATTTTCTGATGGTAATGCAGTGGTCTCTGGCTTGTTCATCGGGTAATTGGGCATCACAGCTTCTTTTTATCGGGCATTTTATAGCTGTTTATTTTAACTCATTACTGAGCATAAGAGTCCCTTGCGGGCAATAAAATTCAAGATAATACGGGTAATCTTGAATTTTATCTCAATAAGATAAATATTATTACGTTTTATGTATTACGTAATTATTGTCTTTTAGAATAAATACGTAGAAAATAGGTGTTTTGACTAACGGGGAAATCCCAATGGCGCGTAGCGGTATTCAATACAGCGATGTACAGCAGGCAGTAGATACCTTGCTGGCTCGTGGCGACACGCCCAGTGTGCAACGGATACGAGAAGTACTAGGCACGGGGAGCTTCACTACGATTAGTGAGCATTTTCGTCACTGGCGTACCGAGCGTGAAAAGAACCGCGATGTTCCTCCGCCCAAAGGTGTACCCGAAGTCGTCGTTAATGTGGCAAGCGAGTTATGGAGGGAAGCTCAAGAAGTGGCCAATCAGGCGCTAGTGCACTACCGCGAAGATGCTAACCGCCAGGTAGAAAGTGCCCAGCAGCAAGTAGCCGAGGCCACGCAGCTAGCCGCAAACGCAGAGCAGAGAGAGAGTGCACTGGCCGAGCACCTGCGTCACACCGAGCTGCGTCTTGAAGCGCTTAATCGTGAGCTGGCAGAAAGCCAGGGTAATGAACGCCAATGGCAGCAACAGGCGGAAAGTGCGCGGCAGGATAATCAGCAGTCTCAGCAGAAGCTTATTCAGCTTGACCAAGAGGTAGATGAACTGAAAGAACGCTTTGCAAGTGAGCAGCAGCGTCAGCAGGCCGCTTGGGAGCAGCGATTGACTCAAGAGGAGCAGCGAAATGAGGCGTCAGAAGGTAAATTGATGGCCCTGCTGGACACCTTGAGACAAGAGCGCGCCCAGACAGAAAAAGCGTTACAAAAGCGTATAAGTCAGTGGGAACAGCGCGTCGAAAGTCTCAATAAAGAGCTTCAGTTGAAAAATGCTACGCTGCATGAGTACCAACAGGATAATGCCACCCAACAACAGCGTATCGCTGAGCTTGAGCGCTTGAATGTCGAGCTACAATCACAGCAAAAAACGCTACATGACGAGCTAACGCAAGCCCGCCAAGCGCTGGATCATCAACAACGACAAGCTAAGGGAGATGATCAGTGGCAGAGACAGCTTACACAGCAGCTGGAAATTCTACAGTCACAGCTAACGGCCCTGCCCAGCCAACTGATTACCACTGACAAGCCGAATGAAAGCGCCGACAAGTAGGAGTTTGCTATAAAAAAGCCCAGCGTTAGTTTGCTGGGCTTTTGGGGGAGGCAGAACGGCTAGCGATAGTAGGCGTTAGTGGTGTCAGTATGGTCGGTGACATCACGAATGCCGATAAGCTCAGGAATACGTTCCATGAGTGTTTTTTCTACGCCCTCTTTCAGCGTAAGATCAACCGCTGCACAGCCCTGGCAACCACCACCAAAGGCGAGGATCGCCACTTTTGCTTCGGTAAGTTCTACCAGCTTGATCTCACCACCGTGGGCCGCCAGCCCTGGGTTAATCTCACTGTAGAGAATATAATTGATGCGGTCTTCCAAGGGGCTGTCTGCATTTACCTTGGGCATTTTCGCGTTGGGGGCCTTTATGGTGAGCTGGCCACCCATGCGGTCTGCATTGAAGTCAACGACGGCTTCTTCGAGAAATGTCAGGCTGTTCTTCTCAAGAAACACATTGATTTTTTCAAGCTCAAGTTTGAGGTCAGTAGGCTCTTCCTCCCCTGGACGGCAGTAAGCTAGGCAGGTTTCTGCATAGGGTGTGCCGGGCTGGGTAATGAAGATACGTACTGCTATACCTTCAACGTTCTGCTTTTCCAGCAGTTCCGCCAGGTAATCTTGGGCGCTGTCGGTAATATCAATACCGGGAGCTTCGATAGTCGTGGTCATAAGGGATGTTATCCTCCCGTGGTAGTGGCGAGGCCACTTCACATGTCATTTGTTGCTATGGTAAGCAAAACTGCTCGCCGACACAATCCCGACCGTTTTAGTCGACTATTTCAGCGCTATAAAATATTCAACGGGCTAAGCCTCCCTGAATCTGTCAAATGAACCACTAACAGGGGTAACTCTTGCACGCTAACTTGCTGTCGTGAGTAGCTCCCTTTGTTATGATAGAGGCCGCTTACTAACCGCTACGACTATAAAAACACCTTTTTTCGACTGAGACGCTGGAGATTTCCCCCTGCCATGGCCGCTAGTGATTTGACTACTTCCCTTGCCCAACGCCTGACTCAACGCATTCTAATTTTGGATGGCGGTATGGGCACCATGCTGCAGAACGCTCAGCTAAGCGAAGAGGATTTTCGTGGCGAACGCTTTCGCGAGTGGCCATCGGATCTAAAAGGTAATAATGACCTGCTAGCACTAACCTGCCCAGATGTAGTGTCACGTATCCACCGGGATTACCTTGAAGCAGGAGCCGATATCCTTGAGACCAATACCTTTAACAGTACGCGTCTCTCTCAAGCTGATTATGGTATGGAAGATCTTGTTCCTGAGCTCAATCGGGAGTCGGCGCGCTTAGCCCGGGAAGTTTGCGACGCGGTATCGGCCGAAACTGGCGTGCCACGTTATGTCGCAGGCGTTCTTGGCCCAACATCACGTACTGCATCACTGTCACCCGACGTCAATGATCCTGCGAAACGTAATGTTACCTTTGACGAGCTGCGCGAGAACTATTACGAAGCGGCAAGTGAGTTAATCAAGGGTGGTGCTGATCTGATTATGATCGAAACCATCTTTGACACGCTAAATGCTAAAGCGGCTATTTATGCCCTGGAAGAGCTGTTTGACGACCTGGGCCAGCGGCTACCAGTGATGATTTCCGGTACCATTACCGATGCTTCTGGCCGTACTTTATCTGGGCAAACTACGGAAGCTTTCTGGAACTCTATCCGCCATGCGCAGCCACTCTCAGTCGGCCTGAACTGTGCGCTGGGAGCAGAGGAGCTTCGCCCCTATTTAGAAGAACTCTCTACCAAGGCAGATACCTTTGTTTCTGCCCACCCCAACGCAGGCCTACCAAACGAATTTGGTGAGTATGACCAAACCCCAGAAGAGATGGCGGAAATTGTAGGAGAGTTCGCTCAAAGCGGGCTGGTCAATATTATCGGCGGTTGCTGTGGCTCCACTCCCGAGCATATTCGGGCAATCGCTGACGCCGTGCGGCCCATGGCACCCCGTAAGGTGCCCCAGCGTAGCAATGCATGTCGCCTGTCCGGGCTTGAGCCATACAACATTGAATCAACATCACTGTTTGTTAACGTGGGCGAGCGTACTAACGTTACCGGCTCGGCCCGCTTTAAGCGCTTAATTGTCGAAGAGGATTTCACTACCGCACTGGAAGTGGCGCTGGAGCAGGTAGAAAGCGGCGCGCAGATTATCGACATCAACATGGATGAAGGCATGTTGGAGTCCCAGGAAGCTATGGTGCGCTTCCTTAACTTAATTGCCGGTGAGCCTGATATCTCTCGCGTGCCCATTATGATCGACTCCTCAAAATGGGACATCATCGAAGCGGGCCTGAAGTGTGTCCAGGGCAAAGCCGTGGTGAATTCGATCTCTCTAAAAGAAGGTGAAGCCGCTTTCCGCGAACAGGCCACAAAGTGCCGCCGTTTCGGTGCCGCGATTGTGGTTATGGCGTTTGATGAAGATGGCCAGGCGGACACCTTCGCTCGTAAAACGGAGATTTGCGAGCGTGCCTATCGTTTGCTGGTTGATGAGATCGGATTCCCTGCTGAAGATATTATCTTCGACCCCAATATTTTTGCCATTGCCACGGGCATTGAAGAGCATAACAACTATGCGGTCGATTTCATTGAAGCCACTCAATGGATTCGCGAACACTTGCCTCATGCGATGGTTTCTGGCGGTGTGTCTAACGTATCGTTTTCGTTTCGAGGGAATAATCCGGTACGTGAAGCTATTCACTCAGTGTTTTTATATCACGCTATCCGCGCGGGCCTCACCATGGGTATCGTTAATGCCGGGCAGTTAGCGGTGTATGACGACCTCCCTGCAGAGCTACGTGATGCGGTGGAAGATGTGGTGCTGAACCGGCGTAACGATGGTACCGAACGACTACTTGATCTGGCGGACAAATATAAAGGCGATGGCAGTGGTGCCGCCAAGAAAGAGGATCTTGAGTGGCGCAGTTGGCCAGTTAATAAGCGTATTGAGCATGCACTGGTTAAAGGCATCACAGCGTTCATTGAACAAGATACTGAGCAGGCCCGCGCCCAGGCGACCCGCCCTATTGAGGTAATTGAAGGCCCGCTGATGGACGGGATGAACGTTGTTGGCGACCTGTTTGGTGCTGGCAAAATGTTCCTTCCCCAGGTGGTTAAGTCGGCGCGGGTAATGAAGCAGGCCGTTGCCTATTTGATTCCATATATCGAAGCCGAGAAAAGCGAAGAGACACAGGCCAAAGGCAAAATTGTCATGGCCACGGTGAAAGGTGACGTACACGATATCGGCAAAAATATTGTCGGCGTGGTACTGCAGTGTAATAACTATGAAGTCATCGACCTTGGCGTGATGGTACCCACCGAAAAAATTCTGCAAGCGGCTCAAGATCATAACGCCGACATCATTGGGCTTTCTGGGCTGATTACCCCATCGCTTGATGAGATGGTACATGTGGCCAAAGAGATGCAACGCAGGGGTATGAATTTACCGCTACTGATTGGTGGTGCAACTACCTCAAAAGCACATACGGCGGTTAAAATCGAACCGCAGTACGAACATCCTGTCATTTATGTGACTGATGCCTCGCGCGCCGTTGGTGTGGCTGGTAAGTTACTTGCGCCCAGTCAAAAAGCGGCTTATGTCGCAGATATTCGTGAAGAGTATGAAAAGGTGCGTGAGCGTAATGCTAAACGTCGCCCTAAAGCAGCAGACCTGGACTACACCCAGGCGCGCAAGCGGCGCTTTCGTACTGACTGGAACACCCTCACTCCGGTGAAACCTCAAACGCCTGGCCTCACCACCTTTGATGATTATGACCTGGAAGAGCTAGTTGAGCGGATCGACTGGACACCCTTCTTTATGAGCTGGCAGTTGGCTGGTAAGTACCCCAAAATTCTAAACGATGAAGTGGTTGGCGAAGCGGCGCAAAACCTGTTTGCTGATGCCCAGGTAATGCTGCGCAAACTGATCGATGAAAAACGTGTTCAAGCCCGGGGAGTTATTGGCCTGTGGCCTGCCAACAGTATTGATGACGACGTCATTGAAGTATACACAGACGAAAGCCGCACAGAGGTAGTTGAGCGTTTGCACCACATTCGCCAGCAAACCACTAAAGGCCGTGATGGCATCTGTTATAGCTTGGCAGACTTTATTGCGCCCAAAGAGAGTGGCAAAGCTGATTGGATTGGCGGCTTTGCAGTCACTACTGGTCATGGAGTGGATGAGCTGTCTAAAGCCTACGAAGCCGCGGGTGATGACTACAATGCGATTATGGTGCAGGCACTAACCGACCGCTTAGCAGAAGCTTTTGCCGAGCGCATGCATGAGCGAGTGCGCAAAGAGTTCTGGGGTTACGTGCCAGAAGAGACGTTAGATAATGACGCCTTGATTGCCGAAAAATACCAGGGCATTCGCCCTGCTCCAGGCTACCCAGCCTGCCCCGACCATACCGAAAAGGCCACGCTCTTCCGCCTGCTGAATGCGCCTGAAAACACGGGCCTTACGCTCACGGAAAACTTTGCCATGTGGCCTGCCGCGGCAGTTTCTGGCTGGTACTTCGCGCATCCTCAGTCGAAGTATTTCTCTACGGGCAAAATCACCCGTGACCAGGTAGAAGCTATCGCTGAGCGCAAACAGATGCCGCTTGCGGAAATGGAGCGCTGGCTATCTCCGGTGCTCTCTTACGATCCTAGCTAATGTCGCCTGTGGTTCTCCGCCAAGGTAAGGTCATGCGGCTGGCTTTACCGATTATGTTGGGTATGCTTTCTCAAAGCATGCTCAACCTTATCGATGCTGCGCTAGTGGGACGTCTTGGGGAGGAGGCACTAGCGGGTGTGGGTATCGGTGGCTATGCCATGTTTATGATGACGGCACTGGTGTTCGGCCTCTCCTCAAGCGTGCAGTCGCAGACTGCTCAGGACTTAGGCTCAGGCCAGTACACCACCCGCTCGTTGAAGGCAGGACTTACCATTGGTGCTACCGTAGCCATCCCTCTCTCATGCTTAGCATGGTGGCAAGCTCCTGCTCTTATTCAGTTAATCGCGCCCACCGACGATGTATCGCGGATAGCCATTGATTACTTTCGTTGGCGAGTCATATCTCTGACGGCTATTGCATTAACGCTGTGCTTGCGTGGTTACTGGAATGGCTTGCAGCAGACGCACCTTTATCTACGCATTATCGTCATCGTGCATGTTTTTAACGTATTCGTAAGTGCGGCCTTAATTTATGGCCTTGCAGGTTTACCCGCACTAGGAGCCAGTGGTGCTGGTATTGGCACTACGCTGTCACTGCTATTAGGGGTAGTGATTTGGTGGGGCGTTACCGTCAAGCATGTTCGTAATGAAGAAGCTCTCTGCTTTAGTACTCTTCGCACCACACTATTTCTCGCTGTGCCACACTCTATGCAGCAGCTGTGGTTTGCAGCTGGTTATGTGGTGCTTTTCTGGTTGTTGGGAAAGGTGGGAGCACAAAGCGTTGCAGTGGGCCATGTATTGGTGAACTTATCGTTATTGCTAATCTTGCCTGGTGTTGGGGTTGGCATCGCTGCAATGAGTTTAGTCGGTGAAGCATTGGGCCGAGATGACCAACATGCAGCTCATCGCTGGGGGATAGATGCTTTGAGTGTTGCAGGCATGCTGCTCACCGCTTTAGCTCTACCTATGCTGCTGTTTCCTGAAAATATATTGGCGATTTTTTTTGCTGATGAATCGCTCATCCAGTTGGGTACCCTACCGCTGCAAATTACAGGCCTAATGATAGTGTTGGATACAGCCGCCTTAGTGCTAGCGCAGGCGCTAATGGGAGCAGGCGCTCAACGCATGGTAATGTTTCTTACACTAGGCATGCAGTGGCTGCTTTTTTTACCACTGGCTTGGTGGGTGGGCGTTTGGCTAGGGTATGGCCTGATAGGTGTATGGCTGATACAGCTTTTTTATCGCCTTCTCAATTCAGTGAGTTTTTTATGGGTCTGGCAGCGAAGGCGCTGGTTGGCTCATAGTTTTAAATGCCATTTAACGATAAAAAGATAATTATATATTCTTTTGTAGAATATGAAGACCGAGTTAAGGTGGCGGTACATTACCGTCCGTCTCGACGTGACCATTTCGCTTTTAGCAGGATCGTGCCACATGTACCGTTATGATATTCACGACCAAACATTGGTTGACGAGCGCGTAGCTCAGTTTCGTGACCAAATGGACCGCTACCGCGCCGGGCGTTTGGGAGAAGAAGAGTTTCGCCCGCTGCGGCTGCAAAACGGCCTGTATATCCAAAAACATGCGCCTATGCTGCGTATTGCGATACCCTATGGAATGCTTGCAGGCTACCAACTGCGCGCATTGGCCGAGATTACCCGCCGCTATGATCGGGGCTATGGTCACTTCACTACCCGACAGAACCTACAGTTAAACTGGCCAGCGCTGGAAGATGTGCCTGATATTTTGGCAGATCTTGCCAAGGTGCAAATGCACGCGATTCAAACCAGCGGTAACTGTATCCGTAACACCACGAGTGACCAATTTGCCGGCATTGCGGGTGATGAAGTAGAAGATCCTCGTCCTTGGTGTGAGCTAATTCGTCAGTGGTCTACCCTGCACCCAGAATTCGCCTTCCTGCCACGCAAGTTTAAAATTGCGGTAAGTGGGGCTGCACAGGACCGCGCAGCTATTCAAGTACATGATATAGGTCTGCGCCTATGGCATAACGCTGAAGGCGAACTGCGGGTTAAAGTGCTAGCCGGTGGTGGCCTTGGTCGCACACCGATGATTGCCGATGTAGTACGCGAGGATCTTCCCTGGCAGCACCTGCTAACGTATTTAGAAGCGTGTGTGAGGGTTTATAACCAGTTTGGCCGTCGTGACAACAAGTTTAAAGCACGCATAAAGATATTGGTGAAAGCACTTGGCATCGAGGAGTTTCGCCGTCGTGTCGATGAGGAATGGGCGCACCTAAAGGATGGTCCGCAGACATTAAATCAGGCGGCGGTTGACTCAGCCAAGCTTCACTTCCCTGAGCCAGAGCGTCGGCCCGTGGCTGAAAGCGCGATAGAAAATTTCGAACAACTGCGTAGTGAAAACCGTAGCTTCTCCCGTTTTGTAACCAATAACGTAACTGACCACAAGGTGCCTGGTTATAAGGCCGTGACACTGTCGCTTAAGCGCCGTGAACATGCACCTGGAGATGTAACCGCAGACCAAATGGAAGCCGTTGCAGATCTAGCGGATCGCTATAGTTTTGGCGAGGTGCGGGTTACTCACGAGCAGAACTTAGTACTTTCAGACGTTCCGGTCGATGAAGTAGAAGCACTGTGGAAAGAGCTTGATGCGCTTGGCATGGCTAATCCAACGGTTGGTACGCTGAATGATATCATCTGCTGCCCTGGTGGAGATTACTGTGGTTTGGCCAACGCAGTCTCTATTCCAATTGCTCAGGCATTACAAGAACGTTTTGAAGATCTGGATTTCCTCTATGATCTTGGCCCGCTTGATCTCAATATCTCTGGCTGTATGAATGCCTGTGGTCATCACCATGTAGGTCATATAGGCATTCTAGGCGTTGATAAAAAAGGTGAAGAGTATTACCAGATATCGGTAGGGGGTAACTCCACGGATGATGCATCGTTAGGTAAAATTCTAGGCCCCTCTTTCTTTAGAGAAGATGTGCCGGGGGTGGTTGAAAAAGTACTTGAGGTATACGTGGCCGAGCGTCATGAAGACGAACGCTTCCTGGATACCTATCGCCGCATTGGTTTAAAACCCTTCAAGGAGCGTGTTTATGCCCAGCAATGATATTCAGGCCGAAACAGCTGAGCTTGTGCCGGTGCATGTTAATCACCTAATTGACAATGGCGAGCTGGCTGCAGAGAACGCCTGGTGTGTGTCATACGATGCCGATACGCTGCCTGAGCAGCGTCCGGCTTTCGTGCCGCTGGCGCTATGGCAAGCCAATCAGGATGATTCTGAGCTGGCACCATTACTGACCAGCGACACGGAGCTGACCCCCGTGCTTGGCCAGCAGCTTAGTACAACCAGTGCTATTGCAGTCGATTTCCCGGCATTTACCGATGGTCGCGGTTACACCATTGCCCGGTTATTGCGTGAGCGCTACGGCTATATGGGTGAAGTTCGTGCTGTGGGTGACGTGCTGGTGGATCAGTTGGACTATATGCGCCGCTGTGGTTTTACGACCATGGCGTTGCGTGATGACCAGCACCCCGATGATGCTATTCGTGCACTCAATGCTTTTAGCGTACGTTACCAAACGGACGTAGAAGTGCGTCAGGCATTGTTCGAACGCCGTTTAGCTGATACTCAGCAGTAACTACAAACAGAATAGAACCAATGACAAGGGCAGCTTCTGGCTGCCCTTTTGCTCTCCTGCTACTTTCCTGCTTATTGATTAACCTCGCCGTTTCTGCTGGCGCTCTCGATTATTGGCTTTGGCCCGGTCGCTTTTGCGCA encodes the following:
- the metH gene encoding methionine synthase, encoding MAASDLTTSLAQRLTQRILILDGGMGTMLQNAQLSEEDFRGERFREWPSDLKGNNDLLALTCPDVVSRIHRDYLEAGADILETNTFNSTRLSQADYGMEDLVPELNRESARLAREVCDAVSAETGVPRYVAGVLGPTSRTASLSPDVNDPAKRNVTFDELRENYYEAASELIKGGADLIMIETIFDTLNAKAAIYALEELFDDLGQRLPVMISGTITDASGRTLSGQTTEAFWNSIRHAQPLSVGLNCALGAEELRPYLEELSTKADTFVSAHPNAGLPNEFGEYDQTPEEMAEIVGEFAQSGLVNIIGGCCGSTPEHIRAIADAVRPMAPRKVPQRSNACRLSGLEPYNIESTSLFVNVGERTNVTGSARFKRLIVEEDFTTALEVALEQVESGAQIIDINMDEGMLESQEAMVRFLNLIAGEPDISRVPIMIDSSKWDIIEAGLKCVQGKAVVNSISLKEGEAAFREQATKCRRFGAAIVVMAFDEDGQADTFARKTEICERAYRLLVDEIGFPAEDIIFDPNIFAIATGIEEHNNYAVDFIEATQWIREHLPHAMVSGGVSNVSFSFRGNNPVREAIHSVFLYHAIRAGLTMGIVNAGQLAVYDDLPAELRDAVEDVVLNRRNDGTERLLDLADKYKGDGSGAAKKEDLEWRSWPVNKRIEHALVKGITAFIEQDTEQARAQATRPIEVIEGPLMDGMNVVGDLFGAGKMFLPQVVKSARVMKQAVAYLIPYIEAEKSEETQAKGKIVMATVKGDVHDIGKNIVGVVLQCNNYEVIDLGVMVPTEKILQAAQDHNADIIGLSGLITPSLDEMVHVAKEMQRRGMNLPLLIGGATTSKAHTAVKIEPQYEHPVIYVTDASRAVGVAGKLLAPSQKAAYVADIREEYEKVRERNAKRRPKAADLDYTQARKRRFRTDWNTLTPVKPQTPGLTTFDDYDLEELVERIDWTPFFMSWQLAGKYPKILNDEVVGEAAQNLFADAQVMLRKLIDEKRVQARGVIGLWPANSIDDDVIEVYTDESRTEVVERLHHIRQQTTKGRDGICYSLADFIAPKESGKADWIGGFAVTTGHGVDELSKAYEAAGDDYNAIMVQALTDRLAEAFAERMHERVRKEFWGYVPEETLDNDALIAEKYQGIRPAPGYPACPDHTEKATLFRLLNAPENTGLTLTENFAMWPAAAVSGWYFAHPQSKYFSTGKITRDQVEAIAERKQMPLAEMERWLSPVLSYDPS
- a CDS encoding MATE family efflux transporter, whose product is MSPVVLRQGKVMRLALPIMLGMLSQSMLNLIDAALVGRLGEEALAGVGIGGYAMFMMTALVFGLSSSVQSQTAQDLGSGQYTTRSLKAGLTIGATVAIPLSCLAWWQAPALIQLIAPTDDVSRIAIDYFRWRVISLTAIALTLCLRGYWNGLQQTHLYLRIIVIVHVFNVFVSAALIYGLAGLPALGASGAGIGTTLSLLLGVVIWWGVTVKHVRNEEALCFSTLRTTLFLAVPHSMQQLWFAAGYVVLFWLLGKVGAQSVAVGHVLVNLSLLLILPGVGVGIAAMSLVGEALGRDDQHAAHRWGIDALSVAGMLLTALALPMLLFPENILAIFFADESLIQLGTLPLQITGLMIVLDTAALVLAQALMGAGAQRMVMFLTLGMQWLLFLPLAWWVGVWLGYGLIGVWLIQLFYRLLNSVSFLWVWQRRRWLAHSFKCHLTIKR